The Corvus moneduloides isolate bCorMon1 chromosome 18, bCorMon1.pri, whole genome shotgun sequence genome window below encodes:
- the ANKLE2 gene encoding ankyrin repeat and LEM domain-containing protein 2 isoform X2: MDTILSRLKKLSHDELREEIMRAGLKCGPITATTRFIFEKKLAQALLEQQGALEEEGSAVPEETAGNVPVNHNSHGSASEEADFGYCVGLNPPEEDAVTRVNCAAPACGADSQIAAQTPSRDPPLFYGVCPVYDDILARNERIHVYEDRKEALQAVKMIKGSRFKAFTKREDAEKFAKGICDYFPSPGKSSLCLSPVKMGSFNRDGLCSPESETVNKERANSYKSPRTQDLTAKLRKAVEKGDTATFSELIWSNPRYLIGSGDNPTIVQEGCRYNVMHVAAKENQPAICQLLLDTLENPEFMRLMYPDDNDVMLKKRIQYIVDLYLNTPDKMWFDTPLHFACKFGNLDVVNVLTSHPAIVKNPRNKYDQTPAEVVCERSKNKSAELKEKLREYLKGRYYVPLLRAEDNSSAPVIGAPWSPDQTDDGPQRTWSKYPGSPKDPVLSIRAFAGPMSPSKAEEFRRLWKTPPRERAGFFHNVRKSDLERGVERVGRELAHELGFPWVEYWEFLGCFVDLSSQEGLRKLEEYLSLREMSEKAQPETGENETCNRYKSPHPSGKSKKSCNSISVGAFLDEDDDDMSLEEIKNRQNAARNISPSLVSREPSIDAIGDAECDILSMESAGNIIETSAHPRHYEKGAASSKNGFCSPVSSESIISDRKQLHDGSECLMSPVSNLMSEFESLSFQEQEVAGVSHKIIEKTENEGILDKTCYAASLASSSEPRVTGKPGETKLRTDHKISLDKERVSRESGIQTKEAQQRQELSSQKFLLKTSPTNDNLKLFLLGEQPSKLDGDVLAAIEGAEIDPQKYPMIYKWKHTVQSYSSSDRQSWPSPALKARFRSQTIAAGLPNASVYPNSGRNSPIPGSPGKHGSAASFPPEPGSPGRYSPACVLRYFSEPPAH; encoded by the exons ATGGATACTATATTATCCCGATTGAAGAAGCTGAGCCATGATGAGCTTAGAGAAGAGATTATGAGAGCAGGACTGAAATGTGGGCCCATTACTGCAACTACGaggtttatttttgaaaaaaaattggctcAGGCACTGTTGGAGCAGCAAGGAGCCCTGGAGGAAGAAGGGtctgctgtgccagaggagaCTGCTGGAAATGTCCCAGTGAATCACAACAGCCATGGAAGCGCTTCTGAGGAGGCAGACTTTGGGTACTGTGTGGGTCTGAACCCTCCAGAGGAAGATGCTGTGACACGCGTGAactgtgcagctccagcctgtggtGCTGATTCACAAATCGCTGCTCAGACACCGTCCAGAGATCCTCCACTATTCTATGGTGTTTGCCCAGTTTATGATGACATATTGGCAAGGAATG AGAGAATACATGTGTATGAAGATAGGAAGGAAGCTCTCCAGGCTGTTAAGATGATTAAGGGTTCCCGTTTTAAAGCTTTTACAAAAAGAGAGGATGCTGAGAAATTTGCTAAGGGAATCTGTGATTATTTCCCATCTCCAGGCAAGTCCTCTTTATGTTTGTCTCCAGTGAAAATGGGATCATTTAACAGAG ATGGCTTGTGCTCCCCTGAGAGTGAGACTGTGAATAAGGAGAGAGCCAACAGCTACAAAAGTCCACGGACTCAGGATCTCACAGCTAAGCTTCGGAAAGCTGTCGAGAAAGGAGACACAGCAACATTTTCAGAACTTATTTGGAGTAACCCTCGTTACTTGATCGGGTCAGGAGACAACCCTACGATCGTACAG gaagGGTGTAGGTACAATGTCATGCATGTTGCTGCCAAGGAGAATCAGCCTGCTATCTGCCAGTTATTGCTGGACACTCTGGAAAATCCAGAATTTATGCGGCTGATGTACCCAGATGACAATGATGTCATGTTGAAGAAACGCATCCAATATATTGTTGACCTTTACCTGAACACTCCAGATAAAATG TGGTTTGATACTCCATTGCATTTTGCCTGCAAGTTTGGGAATTTGGATGTTGTTAATGTGCTTACCTCACACCCAGCCATTGTAAAAAATCCAAGAAACAAATATGATCAAACTCCAGCAGAA GTAGTTTGTGAAAGAAGCAAGAATAAATctgcagaactgaaagaaaagctaAGAGAGTACTTGAAAG GTCGCTATTATGTACCTCTCCTGAGAGCAGAAGACAATTCCTCAGCTCCGGTCATTGGCGCGCCGTGGTCGCCCGATCAGACGGACGATGGCCCCCAGAGAACTTGGTCTAAATACCCTGGCAGCCCCAAAGACCCAGTGTTGTCCATAAGAGCTTTTGCAGGCCCCATGAGCCCCTCAAAG gcTGAAGAATTTCGCAGGCTGTGGAAGACTCCACCTCGAGAGAGAGCTGGCTTCTTTCACAATGTCAGGAAATCTGATCTGGAGAGAGGTGTTGAAAGAGTTGGAAG GGAGTTAGCTCATGAACTGGGGTTCCCGTGGGTTGAATACTGGGAATTTCTGGGCTGTTTTGTTGATCTGTCTTCCCAGGAGGGGCTGCGAAAACTAGAAGAGTACCTGAGTCTTCGTGAAATGAGCGAAAAGGCTCAGCCAGAAACAGGGGAAAATGAAACCTGCAATAGATATAAAAGTCCACATCCCTCTG gTAAAAGTAAAAAGTCCTGCAATTCCATTTCTGTTGGAGCATTTTTagatgaggatgatgatgacATGAGcttagaagaaattaaaaacagacaaaatgCAGCACGAAATATCAGCCCCTCTCTTGTGTCCAGGGAGCCCAGCATTGATGCCATTGGAGATGCTGAGTGTGATATCCTGTCCATGGAGTCTGCAGGAAACATCATAGAGACCTCAGCTCACCCCCGGCACTATGAGAagggagctgcttccagcaAAAATGGGTTTTGCAGTCCTGTGTCCAGTGAAAGCATCATCAGTGACAGAAAGCAGCTGCATGATGGGTCAGAATGCCTCATGTCACCTGTTTCCAATTTGATGTCAGAATTTGAAAGCCTGTCGTTCCAAGAGCAAGAGGTTGCAGGAGTATCTCATAAAATCATTGAAAAAACTGAGAATGAGGGAATTCTGGACAAGACCTGCTATGCAGCGTCACTGGCAAGTTCTTCTGAGCCGAGAGTTACAGGAAAACCTGGAGAGACCAAGTTAAGGACAGACCACAAAATATCATTAGATAAGGAGAGAGTGTCCAGGGAATCTGGAATTCAGACTAAGGAGGCACAACAACGTCAAGAACTTTCTTCCCAGAAGTTTCTTTTGAAGACTTCACCCACAAATGACAATTTAAAGTTATTCCTGCTTGG GGAGCAGCCCTCGAAGCTGGATGGTGATGTCTTAGCAGCTATAGAAGGAGCAGAGATTGATCCCCAGAAATACCCAATGATTTACAAATGGAAACACACGGTGCAGTCCTACTCCTCATCTGACAGGCAAAG TTGGCCAAGTCCAGCACTGAAGGCAAGATTCCGGTCCCAAACCATTGCTGCTGGACTTCCAAATGCCTCAGTGTATCCTAATTCAGGAAGAAACAGTCCCATACCAGGAAGTCCGGGAAAACACGGCAGTGCCGCCTCGTTCCCTCCAGAGCCTGGGAGCCCTGGGCGCTACAGCCCCGCCTGTGTCCTGCGCTATTTCTCAGAGCCTCCTGCCCACTAA
- the ANKLE2 gene encoding ankyrin repeat and LEM domain-containing protein 2 isoform X1: protein MERWVGAAGGWESLWGAGWGRWPCWELLAACAVIGAVGWLLRLRDRRPGGRRAAAAAAAISSPTPIACPAPRSVPAPLAAGSRRCSGSRPGEITMDTILSRLKKLSHDELREEIMRAGLKCGPITATTRFIFEKKLAQALLEQQGALEEEGSAVPEETAGNVPVNHNSHGSASEEADFGYCVGLNPPEEDAVTRVNCAAPACGADSQIAAQTPSRDPPLFYGVCPVYDDILARNERIHVYEDRKEALQAVKMIKGSRFKAFTKREDAEKFAKGICDYFPSPGKSSLCLSPVKMGSFNRDGLCSPESETVNKERANSYKSPRTQDLTAKLRKAVEKGDTATFSELIWSNPRYLIGSGDNPTIVQEGCRYNVMHVAAKENQPAICQLLLDTLENPEFMRLMYPDDNDVMLKKRIQYIVDLYLNTPDKMWFDTPLHFACKFGNLDVVNVLTSHPAIVKNPRNKYDQTPAEVVCERSKNKSAELKEKLREYLKGRYYVPLLRAEDNSSAPVIGAPWSPDQTDDGPQRTWSKYPGSPKDPVLSIRAFAGPMSPSKAEEFRRLWKTPPRERAGFFHNVRKSDLERGVERVGRELAHELGFPWVEYWEFLGCFVDLSSQEGLRKLEEYLSLREMSEKAQPETGENETCNRYKSPHPSGKSKKSCNSISVGAFLDEDDDDMSLEEIKNRQNAARNISPSLVSREPSIDAIGDAECDILSMESAGNIIETSAHPRHYEKGAASSKNGFCSPVSSESIISDRKQLHDGSECLMSPVSNLMSEFESLSFQEQEVAGVSHKIIEKTENEGILDKTCYAASLASSSEPRVTGKPGETKLRTDHKISLDKERVSRESGIQTKEAQQRQELSSQKFLLKTSPTNDNLKLFLLGEQPSKLDGDVLAAIEGAEIDPQKYPMIYKWKHTVQSYSSSDRQSWPSPALKARFRSQTIAAGLPNASVYPNSGRNSPIPGSPGKHGSAASFPPEPGSPGRYSPACVLRYFSEPPAH, encoded by the exons ATGGAGCGGTGGGTCGGGGCCGCCGGGGGCTGGGAGTCGCTGTGGGGAGCCGGCTGGGGCCGATGGCcgtgctgggagctcctggccGCCTGCGCCGTCATCGGCGCCGTGGGTTGGCTGCTGCGGCTACGGGACAGGAGGCCGGGCGGccgccgggcggcggcggcggcggccgccatCTCCTCCCCGACCCCCATCGCCTGCCCGGCTCCCCGCTCCGTCCCGGCGCCGCTCGCCGCGGGGAGCCGGCGCTGCAGCGGGAGCCGCCCAG GTGAAATTACAATGGATACTATATTATCCCGATTGAAGAAGCTGAGCCATGATGAGCTTAGAGAAGAGATTATGAGAGCAGGACTGAAATGTGGGCCCATTACTGCAACTACGaggtttatttttgaaaaaaaattggctcAGGCACTGTTGGAGCAGCAAGGAGCCCTGGAGGAAGAAGGGtctgctgtgccagaggagaCTGCTGGAAATGTCCCAGTGAATCACAACAGCCATGGAAGCGCTTCTGAGGAGGCAGACTTTGGGTACTGTGTGGGTCTGAACCCTCCAGAGGAAGATGCTGTGACACGCGTGAactgtgcagctccagcctgtggtGCTGATTCACAAATCGCTGCTCAGACACCGTCCAGAGATCCTCCACTATTCTATGGTGTTTGCCCAGTTTATGATGACATATTGGCAAGGAATG AGAGAATACATGTGTATGAAGATAGGAAGGAAGCTCTCCAGGCTGTTAAGATGATTAAGGGTTCCCGTTTTAAAGCTTTTACAAAAAGAGAGGATGCTGAGAAATTTGCTAAGGGAATCTGTGATTATTTCCCATCTCCAGGCAAGTCCTCTTTATGTTTGTCTCCAGTGAAAATGGGATCATTTAACAGAG ATGGCTTGTGCTCCCCTGAGAGTGAGACTGTGAATAAGGAGAGAGCCAACAGCTACAAAAGTCCACGGACTCAGGATCTCACAGCTAAGCTTCGGAAAGCTGTCGAGAAAGGAGACACAGCAACATTTTCAGAACTTATTTGGAGTAACCCTCGTTACTTGATCGGGTCAGGAGACAACCCTACGATCGTACAG gaagGGTGTAGGTACAATGTCATGCATGTTGCTGCCAAGGAGAATCAGCCTGCTATCTGCCAGTTATTGCTGGACACTCTGGAAAATCCAGAATTTATGCGGCTGATGTACCCAGATGACAATGATGTCATGTTGAAGAAACGCATCCAATATATTGTTGACCTTTACCTGAACACTCCAGATAAAATG TGGTTTGATACTCCATTGCATTTTGCCTGCAAGTTTGGGAATTTGGATGTTGTTAATGTGCTTACCTCACACCCAGCCATTGTAAAAAATCCAAGAAACAAATATGATCAAACTCCAGCAGAA GTAGTTTGTGAAAGAAGCAAGAATAAATctgcagaactgaaagaaaagctaAGAGAGTACTTGAAAG GTCGCTATTATGTACCTCTCCTGAGAGCAGAAGACAATTCCTCAGCTCCGGTCATTGGCGCGCCGTGGTCGCCCGATCAGACGGACGATGGCCCCCAGAGAACTTGGTCTAAATACCCTGGCAGCCCCAAAGACCCAGTGTTGTCCATAAGAGCTTTTGCAGGCCCCATGAGCCCCTCAAAG gcTGAAGAATTTCGCAGGCTGTGGAAGACTCCACCTCGAGAGAGAGCTGGCTTCTTTCACAATGTCAGGAAATCTGATCTGGAGAGAGGTGTTGAAAGAGTTGGAAG GGAGTTAGCTCATGAACTGGGGTTCCCGTGGGTTGAATACTGGGAATTTCTGGGCTGTTTTGTTGATCTGTCTTCCCAGGAGGGGCTGCGAAAACTAGAAGAGTACCTGAGTCTTCGTGAAATGAGCGAAAAGGCTCAGCCAGAAACAGGGGAAAATGAAACCTGCAATAGATATAAAAGTCCACATCCCTCTG gTAAAAGTAAAAAGTCCTGCAATTCCATTTCTGTTGGAGCATTTTTagatgaggatgatgatgacATGAGcttagaagaaattaaaaacagacaaaatgCAGCACGAAATATCAGCCCCTCTCTTGTGTCCAGGGAGCCCAGCATTGATGCCATTGGAGATGCTGAGTGTGATATCCTGTCCATGGAGTCTGCAGGAAACATCATAGAGACCTCAGCTCACCCCCGGCACTATGAGAagggagctgcttccagcaAAAATGGGTTTTGCAGTCCTGTGTCCAGTGAAAGCATCATCAGTGACAGAAAGCAGCTGCATGATGGGTCAGAATGCCTCATGTCACCTGTTTCCAATTTGATGTCAGAATTTGAAAGCCTGTCGTTCCAAGAGCAAGAGGTTGCAGGAGTATCTCATAAAATCATTGAAAAAACTGAGAATGAGGGAATTCTGGACAAGACCTGCTATGCAGCGTCACTGGCAAGTTCTTCTGAGCCGAGAGTTACAGGAAAACCTGGAGAGACCAAGTTAAGGACAGACCACAAAATATCATTAGATAAGGAGAGAGTGTCCAGGGAATCTGGAATTCAGACTAAGGAGGCACAACAACGTCAAGAACTTTCTTCCCAGAAGTTTCTTTTGAAGACTTCACCCACAAATGACAATTTAAAGTTATTCCTGCTTGG GGAGCAGCCCTCGAAGCTGGATGGTGATGTCTTAGCAGCTATAGAAGGAGCAGAGATTGATCCCCAGAAATACCCAATGATTTACAAATGGAAACACACGGTGCAGTCCTACTCCTCATCTGACAGGCAAAG TTGGCCAAGTCCAGCACTGAAGGCAAGATTCCGGTCCCAAACCATTGCTGCTGGACTTCCAAATGCCTCAGTGTATCCTAATTCAGGAAGAAACAGTCCCATACCAGGAAGTCCGGGAAAACACGGCAGTGCCGCCTCGTTCCCTCCAGAGCCTGGGAGCCCTGGGCGCTACAGCCCCGCCTGTGTCCTGCGCTATTTCTCAGAGCCTCCTGCCCACTAA